Proteins encoded within one genomic window of Komagataella phaffii GS115 chromosome 3, complete sequence:
- a CDS encoding Gamma-glutamyl kinase, which produces MGENCYTIVVKLGTSSVVDEETREPRIATMSRIVETLVKLRRKGHRIVIVSSGAIAVGMKRVNMKRKPKKLQQVQALAAIGQGRLIGLWDDLFRQLNQPIAQILLTRTDLVDYTQFKNAENTLEQLIKMGIIPIVNENDTLSIQEIKFGDNDTLSAITAGMCHADYLFLVTDVDCLYTDNPRTNPDAEPIVLVRNMRNLNVNTESGGSAVGTGGMTTKLIAADLGVSAGVTTIICKSEHPEQILDIVEYSIRADRVENEAKYLVINEEETVEQFQEINRSELRELNKLDIPLHTRFVGHSFNAVNNKEFWLLHGLKANGAIIIDPGCYKAITRKNKAGILPAGIISVEGNFHEYECVDVKVGLRDPDDPHSLDPNEELYVVGRARCNYPSNQINKIKGLQSSQIEQVLGYADGEYVVHRDNLAFPVFADPELLDVVESTLSEQERESKPNK; this is translated from the coding sequence ATGGGTGAAAATTGTTACACTATCGTCGTTAAATTGGGAACCAGTTCCGTGGTAGATGAAGAAACCAGGGAACCAAGAATCGCAACTATGTCTCGTATTGTCGAGACCCTTGTTAAGCTGCGAAGGAAGGGCCATCGAATTGTCATCGTCTCCTCAGGTGCCATCGCTGTGGGCATGAAGAGAGTCAACATGAAGCGGAAACCAAAAAAGTTACAGCAAGTGCAGGCATTGGCTGCTATAGGACAAGGCCGTTTGATAGGACTTTGGGACGACCTTTTCCGTCAGTTGAATCAGCCTATTGCGCAGATTTTACTGACTAGAACGGATTTGGTCGATTACACCCAGTTTAAGAACGCTGAAAATACATTGGAACAGCTTATTAAAATGGGTATTATTCCTATTGTCAATGAGAATGACACCCTATCcattcaagaaatcaaatttgGTGACAATGACACCTTATCCGCCATAACAGCTGGTATGTGTCATGCAGACTACCTGTTTTTGGTGACTGATGTGGACTGTCTTTACACGGATAACCCTCGTACGAATCCGGACGCTGAGCCAATCGTGTTAGTTAGAAATATGAGGAATCTAAACGTCAATACCGAAAGTGGAGGTTCCGCCGTAGGAACAGGAGGAATGACAACTAAATTGATCGCAGCTGATTTGGGTGTATCTGCAGGTGTTACAACGATTATTTGCAAAAGTGAACATCCCGAGCAGATTTTGGACATTGTAGAGTACAGTATCCGTGCTGATAGAGTCGAAAATGAGGCTAAATATCTGGTCATCAACGAAGAGGAAACTGtggaacaatttcaagagATCAATCGGTCAGAACTGAGGGAGTTGAACAAGCTGGACATTCCTTTGCATACACGTTTCGTTGGCCACAGTTTTAATGCTGTTAATAACAAAGAGTTTTGGTTACTCCATGGACTAAAGGCCAACGGAGCCATTATCATTGATCCAGGTTGTTATAAGGCTATCACTAGAAAAAACAAAGCTGGTATTCTTCCAGCTGGAATTATTTCCGTAGAGGGTAATTTCCATGAATACGAGTGTGTTGATGTTAAGGTAGGACTAAGAGATCCAGATGACCCACATTCACTAGACCCCAATGAAGAACTTTACGTCGTTGGCCGTGCCCGTTGTAATTACCCCAGcaatcaaatcaacaaaATTAAGGGTCTACAAAGCTCGCAGATCGAGCAGGTTCTAGGTTACGCTGACGGTGAGTATGTTGTTCACAGGGACAACTTGGCTTTCCCAGTATTTGCCGATCCAGAACTGTTGGATGTTGTTGAGAGTACCCTGTCTGAACAGGAGAGAGAATCCAAACCAAATAAATAG
- a CDS encoding Catalytic core subunit of the Anaphase-Promoting Complex/Cyclosome (APC/C) has translation MKVTIQNWHSIFAWHWDVPGDEVCGICRVAFDGTCPVCKFPGDQCPIGKFFDCLFCFVILRSHVGHVLTFCPAIGSCHHSFHMHCILKWLDTDTSKGLCPMCRQIFTLENSNNKEVFEALSGRPSPLEEGILEQEGTPV, from the coding sequence ATGAAGGTAACCATTCAGAACTGGCATTCCATTTTTGCCTGGCACTGGGATGTACCTGGTGACGAAGTTTGCGGAATATGCCGAGTCGCCTTTGATGGAACCTGCCCTGTATGCAAGTTCCCCGGAGATCAATGTCCAATTGGTaagttttttgattgtcttttttgttttgtaATTTTGCGCTCACATGTGGGCCATGTACTGACTTTTTGCCCAGCAATTGGCTCCTGCCATCACTCGTTTCACATGCATTGCATTTTAAAATGGTTGGATACAGACACTTCAAAGGGGTTGTGTCCAATGTGTAGACAGATATTCACCTTGGAGAACTCCAATAACAAGGAAGTCTTCGAAGCACTTAGTGGGAGGCCGTCCCCTTTGGAGGAAGGCATTCTCGAACAGGAGGGAACGCCCGTCTAG